Genomic window (Candidatus Acidiferrales bacterium):
GCAATTCGGTATAAATAAACTCCGCTTGCAAATCTATCCATGTTTATGTTCTCGTCGTATCTTCCGGCGCTCATTGTTCCGTAGTTGCTCTCGAGAACTCTCTGTCCGAGTACATTGTAAATATCCAGGGCCACTGTCGATTGCTCCTTGAGGTCGAATCGTATCGTGGTACTCGGGTTGAACGGGTTCGGATAGTTCTGGTAAAGAGCATAGGTCT
Coding sequences:
- a CDS encoding T9SS type A sorting domain-containing protein; translation: RGMGTNSTGKSYNYTDNKVTSGSTYQYEIQSVSIDGTTKDLSTLSVTVNVPKTYALYQNYPNPFNPSTTIRFDLKEQSTVALDIYNVLGQRVLESNYGTMSAGRYDENINMDRFASGVYLYRIAAQGNNGEKFVSIKKLMLIK